Proteins from a single region of Shinella zoogloeoides:
- a CDS encoding ABC transporter substrate-binding protein, with protein sequence MSSIIRKIGLSVLLAGVVFATNGFAQEVPLLEGVTTRAGNNPTVEEGKYKKEAPWVIGMSSFGVNANTWTVQVAHEAQAAADRDKRITKFILLDAGFDQKKQVADIEDLIAQKVDAIIVQPVTSTSANASIEKAVAAGIPVVLHTGRIESEAYTTEIQGGAEHFGKVMGDFLVKELGGKGNIWVLRGLAGHPEDTNRYNGLKQSLEGSEIKITAEEHGDWQYDKAKKVCETLYLNDPNVDGIWSSGADMTRACVDVFKQFGAPIPPISGEGNNGFFGQWIADGFKSVSSEYSPAQGAAGIRAAVALLEGKALHKHYDYNPPGWDLEKVKKYYRDDLSANVWWPSELSEEQLKEFYAKQ encoded by the coding sequence ATGAGCAGCATCATCAGGAAAATCGGCCTATCGGTTCTGTTGGCCGGGGTGGTCTTCGCAACGAACGGTTTTGCGCAGGAGGTGCCGCTGCTTGAAGGCGTCACGACCCGCGCGGGGAACAATCCGACGGTCGAGGAAGGCAAGTACAAGAAAGAGGCACCCTGGGTCATCGGCATGAGCAGCTTCGGCGTCAACGCCAATACCTGGACGGTGCAGGTGGCGCACGAGGCGCAGGCCGCCGCCGACCGCGACAAGCGCATCACCAAGTTCATCCTGCTCGACGCTGGCTTCGACCAGAAGAAGCAGGTTGCCGACATCGAAGACCTGATTGCGCAAAAGGTGGATGCGATCATCGTCCAGCCGGTAACCTCGACCTCGGCCAATGCCAGCATCGAGAAGGCCGTCGCGGCAGGCATCCCGGTCGTGCTGCATACCGGCCGCATCGAATCCGAGGCTTATACCACGGAGATCCAGGGCGGCGCCGAGCACTTTGGTAAGGTCATGGGCGACTTCCTTGTCAAGGAACTTGGCGGCAAGGGCAATATCTGGGTGCTGCGGGGCCTTGCCGGTCATCCGGAAGACACCAACCGCTACAACGGGTTGAAGCAGTCTCTCGAAGGCAGCGAGATCAAGATCACCGCCGAAGAGCATGGCGACTGGCAGTATGACAAGGCCAAGAAGGTCTGCGAGACGCTTTATCTCAACGATCCCAATGTCGATGGCATCTGGTCGTCCGGAGCGGACATGACGCGCGCCTGCGTCGACGTCTTCAAGCAGTTCGGCGCGCCTATCCCGCCGATTTCCGGCGAAGGCAACAATGGCTTCTTCGGCCAGTGGATCGCCGACGGCTTCAAGTCCGTTTCGTCGGAATACAGCCCCGCCCAGGGTGCTGCCGGCATTCGCGCCGCCGTCGCGCTTCTGGAGGGCAAGGCGCTTCACAAGCACTATGACTACAACCCGCCGGGCTGGGACCTCGAAAAGGTCAAGAAATATTATCGCGACGACCTGTCGGCCAATGTCTGGTGGCCCTCTGAGCTTTCCGAGGAGCAACTCAAGGAGTTCTACGCCAAGCAGTAG
- a CDS encoding SGNH/GDSL hydrolase family protein, translating to MTRTVLCFGDSNTHGQVPGGGPLERYTREQRWGGVLEGLLGPGWQVIEEGLSGRTTVHDDPIEGALKNGRTYLRPCLQSHTPLDLIIIMLGTNDLKRRFNMPPSEVAMGIGCLVHDIRELSPGPAGHDPEIMIVAPPPMLDDLKEWESIFSGAQEKSRKLALEFEIMADSLEAHFFDAGAVCRCSPADGFHINEAAHRQLGEALAQEVLAIGWANA from the coding sequence GTGACGCGGACCGTTCTATGCTTCGGGGATTCCAACACCCATGGCCAGGTTCCCGGCGGCGGGCCGCTTGAGCGTTACACGCGGGAGCAACGCTGGGGCGGCGTGCTGGAGGGCCTTCTCGGCCCAGGCTGGCAGGTCATCGAGGAAGGCCTGAGCGGCCGCACCACCGTCCACGACGATCCGATCGAAGGCGCATTGAAAAACGGTCGCACCTATTTGCGCCCCTGCCTGCAAAGCCATACGCCGCTCGACCTCATCATCATCATGCTCGGTACCAACGACCTGAAGCGGCGCTTCAACATGCCACCGTCGGAGGTCGCCATGGGCATCGGCTGCCTGGTGCACGATATCCGCGAACTTTCGCCCGGCCCCGCCGGCCACGACCCCGAGATCATGATCGTCGCGCCACCGCCAATGCTGGACGACCTCAAGGAATGGGAATCGATCTTCTCCGGAGCGCAGGAAAAATCCCGCAAGCTGGCGCTTGAGTTCGAGATCATGGCGGATTCACTGGAGGCGCATTTCTTCGATGCCGGCGCGGTTTGCCGGTGCTCGCCGGCCGATGGCTTTCATATCAACGAGGCCGCGCATCGCC